The region TTAATTGCCAAAGCAAAAAGTGATAATAAAGCCATATTTATCGATATATCGACTGCATGGTGTGGCCCATGTATTCGAATGAATAAAGAAGCGTTCCAGGCAAAGAGTGTAGTAGATCAATTAAATCCAATTTTTTTAGCCTATAAAGTAGATGCAGAAAAAGGAGAAGGCATCAAAATTGCAAAACAATTTAACGTTTCGTCATATCCTACCCTGCTTTTTCTTAACTCTAGCGCTTCTTTAATGTATAGAGTAGTTGGGTATACTAATATATCTAATTTGTTGAATCAAATTACTGTCGCAACGAATGCAATCAAATACTCTGAACCGATATCTAAATGGGATGATGAGTATTCATCTGGAAATCGCAATCCTATTTTTCTTTATAATTATCTTGTTAAAAGAGAAAAACTAGGACTTCTGGGAGGTGAAGTAGTAGATGAGTATATAAAGACTCAGCAAGCAGATAGTATTTTATCAAAACATAATCTAGAATTATTGTCAAAAACAGTATCAAGTAGTCGAACAAAGGCGTATGATGTATTAATAAATTATATATCAAAACAACCCATTGAAGACAAAGAATTTTATAACAGGAGTATTTTACAATTGGAAAATGCGTTATTGAATGATCGTAATGAAGCGATTGACAAAAAAAATGATGTCTTGTTTAATAAATATATTGTCCGTCGAAAGGAGTTGTTTGATCTATACAAAGAAGATAACAAGTCGAGGCAACTGAAGGTAATTAAGTTTATTAAAATGAATTATTATCAAAAAACAAATAATTTGAAATATTATAAGAGATTCGCCATACCTTTTGCTGAGCAAATAATGAGGTTGAACGTTGATTCTCTGCACAAAATTGATTCAGTAGATTTTATACGTTTTAAGGAAGAAATTTATTTACCACCTGATTCCATAAGAAAACAAACTTATGATGCCCATTTTTATGAGAGGCAACATATGCATTCTGAGCTTGCTGCTTATGATCTAAATGAAATTATTAAAACTTACCTACAAAATGCAAAATATAGAAATGATCTTGAACAAGCTATAATTTGGTCAAAAAGAGTCATCATGCTAATTCCTGATCCATTATATCTAAGTATAAACGCACAATTATTAGTTAAACTAGGAATTTTACATAAGGCAATCAATCTTCAAAAAAGAGCAATCACACAGGCTAAAGCCTTAGGGAGAGATACGAAGGAGCTTGAAAGAGACTTAAAAATAATGAGAAGTAGAAAACCGTAGTCAAACAGATTTTGACTACGAAGAAAGTCCTGCAACGGTTGAGCATATTCTGCCCGAAAACTCCGGAATTGATTGGCAATCAGAATTTCTTTTATCGGTGCAAGAAAATTTCATATTCAGAATAGGAAACTATACCTTACTCGAAGATGATAAAAATAGAGATTGTGGGACAAGAAATTTCTCTGAAAAGAAAGCCATTTATCATACAAGCCAGTATGCATTGTCAAGAGAAATAAAAGCAGATGTTTGGACCCCTAATACGCTGGACAGAAGGCAGGTAAAGTTAGCAGACTTCCGGCCTACGATAAGGAATACTGGTGGGCTAAAACGCCACAGGAACGGCTGGCTGCCGCCCTCAAACTTATTCGTAGAGCCAAGGCAATTTATTATTCCAATGCAGCAAATCCACCTCTAGGCAATGGAGGACAGGTACTTAAATCTGATAAGCCTATCCAACGAAAAACCAGACTGCCGTAGTAGGCATTAAGTATAGAAAATCACCCAATCAACCAACAGCCAATCACTTCCCGCAAGCCGCACTTCCGGTACACGTCAAACTCACAAACAGCTCGGAACGAATTTTCCAGCCCTGCCCGGTTTTACGCCACATCGTCAGATACGTACCCGTAATGAGTTGTATACCGTCGGGACGTTTGAAGCGGCCAGTCCAGTGCCCGTGCTCGGCCGCCAGCGGATTGGACGTACTGACCTGTATACTGTCCGGCGTGCGTACATACCCCAAAAAGTCTGGGTCTTTAAACTGCACCACTACCGAGGCCAGCACCGAATCCCGACCCGCTACGTGCGACCCACTACCCCGCGTCACGTCAATTTCGGGCAGCATTGTTTCACCGAACCCCTTGAGGTCCCGCTGTTGAATGGCAAGGTTAGACTGTTGCCGCAAGGCCCGAATAGCGGTAACATCCGCTGATTCGGGCGTACTGGTGCTGCCGTTGCGTTGCGCAACCAGGCAATGGGGTGCCAGCAGGAGACCAACCAGCAGAATACGCAGTATGAACGTCATGATAAATTAATTCAGTCGGTAAACCGGGTAGCGATTGTGCGTTTTTTCGTAATAAGGTGTTCGCTGGTAGATGAAATCCAGTTGGGCATTGGCACTTTCGCCGAAGGCTTTGTCCGTAGCCCGTTTTTCATCCAGTTGCTTCCGTAACGACGGATCGTTTTTCACCAGTTCGGCGGCTGTATCTTCGAAGATGTAGTTGGAGAAATACTCTTTCTGGTCAAGGATGCTCTCGAAGAAATTCCAGGCAAAAAAAGAATCGACAGCCTGCGGCTCCAACGTTTCGACAATGTACCGATTGGTAGCCTGATCGGTCTGAACCAGATAGTCGCCTTTGTAAAACTGGATAGGCTGCATCTCCGTCCGCACTTTTACGCCCGTATGAATGAAGTGGCCTTCGTAGGGGCGCTGCGGGCTTTTATACTCCGTAATGTAATAAGCCGAAACGGTCATCAGGGTGTCTTTCGGCAGGGTTTGCAATCGGACGCCATTCCGCTTCAGTTCGCCGATGACTTCCCGCCAGGCTTGCGGAATGACATAACTGCGGGGCTTGTCAACCTGCGTATCAATGGTAAATGTATTCCAGTACGGAACGCGCTTCGTAAATGGTTTCGACCGGTCGTAATATAGCCGTTTCAACCCCGACACCTCGCTCGGCTTATAAGCCGCAGCATACCCCAGAAATGTCACTGAATCTGTTTTACTGCGGTCAAGTTTTGTACTCAGCGCGAAGGTTTTCTGAGTACGGACGGCATCATTTGCCCGTTTTTGGTTTGCCAGGATCGTCCCGGCTTCACGCTCGCAAAGGCGAATAACGGCTTCATCGAACACATACGATGCTTCGACCCGCGCCGGGAAAGGCTTCCACATGTGGGTTTCCAGCGTAAACCCGAAACAGTTGAACAGGGCCGCGTATCCGGTCGAATAGCGCGGGGTATCGTTATAACCAACCAGCCCGCTTTCGGGCGTATCGCCGGCATGATTCACGTAGGGCGCGGGCGGGAAGCCTTTCGCGATCAGTAATTTATCCAGCTCCGGCTGGAAGCGCGCCGTCATATAGCCCGACACTTCCGGGTGAAGCTTGTCTTTCTGGGTAGCAAAATAAGTCAGTACGTGCTGGTAATCCGCACCGTCGCTGGTGTGGTTATCGACGAATACCTGTGGTTTCAGCGACTGAAACATGGTCTGAAACGCTTTCGTGTTTTCGGCTTCGGCCTTGATAAAATCGCGGTTGAGATTCAGGTTGCGGGCATTTCCGCGAAACCCATAAGACACCGGCCCGTTCTGGTTCACCCGCGACACGCCCCGGTTCAGGCTACCGCCCACGTTGTATACGGGTACAATGGCAATCAGCACGTTTTTGGGGAGTTTATTTCCGTTGAGCAGGTTACGTGCCAGCATCATACAAGCGTCAATTCCCTCGGGTTCGCCGGGGTGAATCCCGTTATTGATCAAGAGCGTAACGCGATCCGGCCGGGCCGTAAACTGTTTATCAGCCGCCAGCAGAAACAAGTGCAGGGGCTTCCCAATGTCAGTTTTACCAATCTCAACCAATCTGGCCTGCTCATACTGCCGGTCCAGCTTCTGATACCAGTCGATAATCTGTGGGTAAGTAGCAGTTTGGGTCGTATCGCGCTCGTAAGGGGTTACCTCTGCGGCTTTATTCTGACCAGATACGGAGGCCGACACCAGTTGAGCAAGTAAAAGAACAAAGCAGGAAAAACGGGTAAGGAAATAGGGAAGTTTGGCCATAGGTACGAACAGACGGGAAGGTGTATTCCGGATTGATTCACGAATATAAGGCAAGCACCTTAGTTACGCCCTGATGAATAGTAATTCTATCGGCACATCACCTTTTGCTCTTACCCGTTTGATACCACATAACGTCCTATGTTATTCTACTTATAACTCGTTAACCAATGAACCTCAATCGACGCGATTTTCTCCGGCAGCTAGGCTTTGGAGCGGCTGGACTGGCCGTTGCTTCTACCCTACCCGCAACGGGCTGGGCACTGCCAACTAAAACAGGTAAACTGGCGCGTAGCCTGCCCGAAGCGCAGGGAGTTGCACCCGGCGGCCTGTTGGATTTTGTTAACACCATTGAAGCTAACAAGCTTAATGTGCACAGCATGATGGTGCTTAGGCATGGACACGTCGTGGCCGAAGGTTGGTGGGCTCCGTACGCACCTCAGCTGAAACACACGCTGTATTCGCTCAGCAAGAGCTTTACCTCAACGGCGGTTGGTATGGCCGTTGCCGAAAAACGACTGACCGTTGAGGATAAGGTTGTTTCGTTCTTTCCGAACGAGTTACCGGCAACAGTGAGTGACAACCTGGCCGCTATGCGGGTGAAAGATCTGCTAACCATGTCGACAGGGCACGATAAGGATTCGACTCCGGCCCTGCGCGAAGGTGGCAACACAAACTGGATCAAAGCCTTTCTGGCGCAGCCGGTCGAACACAAACCGGGCACATTCTTCGTATACAATAGCGGAGCTACCTACATGCTGTCGGCCATTGTGCAGAAACTCACGGGGCAACCTGTTGTCGAATACCTCAAACCGCGTCTGTTCGGGCCGCTGGGTATCGAGGGGGAAGACTGGGAAGTTGATCCCAAC is a window of Spirosoma linguale DSM 74 DNA encoding:
- a CDS encoding Thioredoxin domain protein (PFAM: Thioredoxin domain~KEGG: AGAP012940-PA), whose protein sequence is MTRHLLYKCLPYINNYVKYLSMVVFSTIKCAGADSTTINFYNGSYVELIAKAKSDNKAIFIDISTAWCGPCIRMNKEAFQAKSVVDQLNPIFLAYKVDAEKGEGIKIAKQFNVSSYPTLLFLNSSASLMYRVVGYTNISNLLNQITVATNAIKYSEPISKWDDEYSSGNRNPIFLYNYLVKREKLGLLGGEVVDEYIKTQQADSILSKHNLELLSKTVSSSRTKAYDVLINYISKQPIEDKEFYNRSILQLENALLNDRNEAIDKKNDVLFNKYIVRRKELFDLYKEDNKSRQLKVIKFIKMNYYQKTNNLKYYKRFAIPFAEQIMRLNVDSLHKIDSVDFIRFKEEIYLPPDSIRKQTYDAHFYERQHMHSELAAYDLNEIIKTYLQNAKYRNDLEQAIIWSKRVIMLIPDPLYLSINAQLLVKLGILHKAINLQKRAITQAKALGRDTKELERDLKIMRSRKP
- a CDS encoding hypothetical protein (KEGG: cak:Caul_1389 hypothetical protein) encodes the protein MTFILRILLVGLLLAPHCLVAQRNGSTSTPESADVTAIRALRQQSNLAIQQRDLKGFGETMLPEIDVTRGSGSHVAGRDSVLASVVVQFKDPDFLGYVRTPDSIQVSTSNPLAAEHGHWTGRFKRPDGIQLITGTYLTMWRKTGQGWKIRSELFVSLTCTGSAACGK
- a CDS encoding peptidase M14, carboxypeptidase A (KEGG: swp:swp_0178 peptidase M14, carboxypeptidase A), giving the protein MAKLPYFLTRFSCFVLLLAQLVSASVSGQNKAAEVTPYERDTTQTATYPQIIDWYQKLDRQYEQARLVEIGKTDIGKPLHLFLLAADKQFTARPDRVTLLINNGIHPGEPEGIDACMMLARNLLNGNKLPKNVLIAIVPVYNVGGSLNRGVSRVNQNGPVSYGFRGNARNLNLNRDFIKAEAENTKAFQTMFQSLKPQVFVDNHTSDGADYQHVLTYFATQKDKLHPEVSGYMTARFQPELDKLLIAKGFPPAPYVNHAGDTPESGLVGYNDTPRYSTGYAALFNCFGFTLETHMWKPFPARVEASYVFDEAVIRLCEREAGTILANQKRANDAVRTQKTFALSTKLDRSKTDSVTFLGYAAAYKPSEVSGLKRLYYDRSKPFTKRVPYWNTFTIDTQVDKPRSYVIPQAWREVIGELKRNGVRLQTLPKDTLMTVSAYYITEYKSPQRPYEGHFIHTGVKVRTEMQPIQFYKGDYLVQTDQATNRYIVETLEPQAVDSFFAWNFFESILDQKEYFSNYIFEDTAAELVKNDPSLRKQLDEKRATDKAFGESANAQLDFIYQRTPYYEKTHNRYPVYRLN